From [Clostridium] symbiosum, a single genomic window includes:
- the mfd gene encoding transcription-repair coupling factor gives MESIFANPLEELIEFGDMNRDLERGQGPLLVSGCMDSQKAHLISELTKQIPWKLIVTYDDQRAKELYEDYRCFSSDVFLYPARDLLFYSSDIHGNLLTRQRMQVMKHLAEEEKGVIITTVDGLMDHLLPLENLKKQCITIASGEALDVDALKLSLAGMGYERVAQVDGMGQFSVRGGIIDIFPLTEELPFRIELWGDEVDSIRTFDPESQRSVEQLEEAVLYPATELVLTKKEAEAGISRIEKEKTKYVKTLREQMKTEEAHRIESVIGELSEGLREGWRVHGLGSFIRYFCSETVSFLKYFPADGLTVFIDEPLRLKEKAEVVEEEFRESMTHRLENGYLLPGQADFMYSAKAVLAMAIGGRTLLMLGLEQKLPGITVKKKYGMTVKSVNSYQNGFDLLIKDLTKWKKEKYRVILLSGSRTRASRLAGDLREYDLRAFCPDEGQTQVQPGEIMVTYGNLHRGFEYPLIKFVVITEGDMFGGVRQKKKRKKTAYQGKKIQSFSELAVGDYVVHESHGLGIYRGIEKIEQDKIVKDYIKIEYRDGGNLYLPATRLEGIQKYAGADAKQPKLNKLGGTEWNKTKTKVRGAVKEIAKELVELYAARQQSEGYQYGPDTVWQREFEEMFPFEETEDQLDAIESTKKDMESRKIMDRLICGDVGYGKTEIALRAAFKAIQEGKQVVYLVPTTILAQQHYNTFVQRMKDFPVRVDMMSRFRTATEQKRTLEDLKKGFVDVLIGTHRVLSKDVVFKSLGLLIIDEEQRFGVAHKEKIKQLKENVDVLTLTATPIPRTLHMSLIGIRDMSVLEEPPVDRLPIQTYVMEYNDEMVREAIHRELSRGGQVYYVYNRVNNIDEITNHVASLVPEANVTFAHGQMHEHELERIMLDFVNGDIDVLVSTTIIETGLDIPNANTIIIHDADRLGLSQLYQIRGRVGRSNRTSYAFLMYRRDKLLREEAEKRLQAIREFTELGSGIKIAMRDLELRGAGNILGAEQHGHMEAVGYDLYCKLLNEAVLALKGQKEEESFETVVDCDIDAYIPGSYIRNEYQKLDIYKRISGIENQDEYMDMQDELIDRFGDIPKPVENLLLIAALKAMAHQAGVTEVNINRQEITLKMYKNARIDTSGIPALIDRYKGALTLRTGDSPSFFYQDRKGKNKDCAAMVEKAEEILGELGKMRI, from the coding sequence ATGGAAAGCATTTTTGCAAATCCACTGGAAGAATTAATTGAATTTGGGGACATGAACCGGGATCTGGAGAGGGGACAGGGGCCGCTTTTGGTGAGCGGCTGTATGGACTCACAGAAGGCGCATCTGATATCGGAGCTGACGAAGCAGATTCCATGGAAACTGATTGTCACATACGATGATCAGAGGGCCAAGGAGCTTTACGAAGATTACAGATGTTTTTCTTCCGATGTGTTTTTATATCCGGCCAGGGATCTTCTGTTTTACAGTTCCGATATTCACGGAAACCTGCTGACCAGGCAGAGAATGCAGGTGATGAAACACCTGGCGGAGGAGGAGAAGGGTGTCATCATCACGACCGTGGACGGCCTGATGGATCACCTGCTTCCCCTGGAAAACCTGAAAAAACAGTGTATCACGATCGCCAGCGGGGAGGCTCTTGATGTGGATGCCCTGAAGCTGTCCCTTGCCGGAATGGGATATGAGAGGGTGGCCCAGGTAGACGGAATGGGGCAGTTTTCCGTAAGGGGAGGAATCATCGATATTTTCCCTCTGACGGAGGAACTTCCTTTCAGAATCGAACTCTGGGGGGATGAGGTGGACTCCATCCGAACCTTTGACCCGGAGAGCCAGAGGTCGGTGGAACAGCTTGAGGAGGCCGTGCTTTATCCGGCCACGGAACTGGTTCTCACCAAAAAAGAGGCGGAAGCCGGAATCTCCAGGATAGAGAAGGAGAAGACAAAGTACGTTAAGACTCTGCGGGAGCAAATGAAAACCGAGGAGGCGCACCGGATCGAATCGGTGATCGGGGAGCTTTCGGAGGGACTGCGGGAGGGATGGAGAGTCCACGGCCTCGGCAGTTTTATCCGTTATTTCTGTTCGGAAACCGTGTCCTTCCTGAAATATTTTCCGGCCGACGGACTGACCGTGTTCATAGATGAACCGCTTCGGCTGAAAGAAAAAGCCGAGGTCGTGGAGGAGGAATTCAGGGAGAGCATGACCCACAGGCTGGAGAACGGCTATCTTCTTCCGGGACAGGCGGACTTTATGTACTCCGCCAAGGCGGTCCTTGCGATGGCTATCGGCGGAAGAACGCTTCTGATGCTGGGGCTTGAACAGAAACTTCCCGGCATTACCGTGAAAAAGAAATACGGTATGACCGTCAAAAGCGTAAACTCCTATCAGAACGGCTTCGATCTCCTGATCAAAGACCTGACGAAATGGAAGAAAGAGAAATACAGGGTAATCCTGCTCTCGGGTTCCAGAACAAGGGCCAGCCGTCTGGCCGGCGATCTGAGAGAGTATGATCTGCGGGCCTTTTGTCCCGACGAGGGCCAGACCCAGGTGCAGCCGGGCGAGATTATGGTGACATACGGAAACCTGCACAGGGGATTTGAATATCCGCTGATCAAGTTTGTCGTAATCACGGAAGGCGACATGTTCGGCGGGGTGCGCCAGAAAAAGAAGAGAAAAAAGACAGCCTACCAGGGTAAAAAGATCCAGAGCTTCTCCGAATTGGCCGTGGGCGACTACGTGGTCCATGAGAGCCACGGGCTCGGAATCTACCGCGGCATTGAAAAGATAGAGCAGGACAAGATTGTAAAGGATTATATCAAAATCGAATACCGTGACGGCGGCAACCTCTATCTCCCTGCCACCAGGCTGGAGGGAATCCAGAAATATGCGGGCGCCGACGCCAAACAGCCGAAGCTCAACAAACTGGGCGGCACGGAGTGGAATAAGACCAAGACCAAGGTCAGGGGAGCCGTAAAAGAGATTGCAAAGGAGCTGGTGGAGCTTTACGCAGCCAGGCAGCAGAGCGAGGGCTACCAGTATGGACCCGACACGGTCTGGCAGAGGGAATTTGAGGAGATGTTCCCCTTTGAGGAGACGGAGGATCAGCTGGATGCAATCGAATCCACGAAAAAAGACATGGAGAGCAGAAAGATCATGGACCGCCTGATCTGCGGCGACGTGGGATACGGAAAGACCGAGATAGCGCTCAGAGCCGCTTTTAAGGCAATCCAGGAGGGGAAGCAGGTCGTTTACCTGGTTCCCACGACCATCCTTGCCCAGCAGCATTATAATACCTTTGTGCAGCGCATGAAGGACTTTCCGGTCAGAGTCGACATGATGTCGCGCTTCAGGACGGCCACAGAACAGAAGAGGACGCTGGAAGACCTGAAAAAGGGCTTTGTCGACGTGCTGATTGGAACGCACCGCGTGCTGTCAAAGGACGTGGTTTTCAAGAGCCTCGGACTGCTTATTATCGATGAAGAGCAGCGTTTCGGCGTGGCACATAAAGAGAAAATCAAGCAGCTCAAAGAAAATGTGGATGTGCTGACCCTGACCGCGACACCGATTCCGAGAACGCTCCACATGAGCCTGATCGGAATCCGTGACATGAGCGTGCTGGAAGAGCCACCGGTTGACCGTCTCCCCATCCAGACCTATGTGATGGAGTACAACGACGAGATGGTCCGTGAGGCCATCCACCGCGAATTGTCCAGGGGCGGCCAGGTGTATTATGTATACAACAGGGTCAACAACATCGATGAGATTACAAATCATGTGGCATCCCTGGTGCCGGAAGCCAATGTGACTTTTGCCCACGGCCAGATGCATGAGCACGAGCTGGAACGGATCATGCTGGACTTTGTCAACGGCGACATCGATGTGCTGGTGTCCACGACCATTATTGAGACAGGACTGGATATCCCCAACGCCAACACGATTATCATCCATGACGCCGACCGGCTCGGACTTTCCCAGCTCTATCAGATCAGGGGCCGCGTCGGGCGTTCCAACCGGACGTCTTACGCATTTTTGATGTACCGGCGCGACAAACTCCTGCGCGAGGAGGCCGAAAAGCGGCTTCAGGCCATCCGTGAGTTTACCGAGCTGGGCAGCGGAATCAAGATTGCAATGCGCGACCTGGAACTGCGCGGGGCGGGAAATATACTGGGCGCCGAGCAGCACGGCCACATGGAAGCGGTCGGATACGATCTGTACTGCAAGCTTTTGAATGAGGCGGTCCTGGCGCTTAAGGGGCAGAAAGAGGAAGAAAGCTTCGAGACCGTGGTGGACTGCGATATTGACGCCTACATTCCAGGCTCTTATATCAGGAACGAATACCAGAAGCTCGATATTTATAAACGGATTTCAGGAATTGAGAACCAGGATGAGTATATGGATATGCAGGACGAACTGATTGACCGTTTCGGCGATATACCGAAGCCGGTTGAAAACCTCCTTCTGATTGCGGCGTTAAAGGCAATGGCCCATCAGGCGGGAGTGACGGAGGTCAACATCAACCGCCAGGAGATTACGCTCAAAATGTACAAAAATGCCCGAATCGACACTTCCGGGATACCGGCGCTGATCGACAGGTATAAAGGCGCGCTGACGCTCCGGACAGGAGACAGTCCGTCCTTTTTCTACCAGGATCGCAAGGGTAAGAATAAGGACTGCGCTGCCATGGTGGAAAAGGCAGAGGAAATCCTCGGCGAGCTGGGGAAAATGAGGATTTAG
- the pth gene encoding aminoacyl-tRNA hydrolase: MYIIAGLGNPGKEYDGSRHNVGFMTLDTLADRYQIDIREKAHKALIGKGMIEGNKVILVKPQTYMNLSGESIRSVMDYYKTEPWEFIVIYDDISLEPGQIRIRKKGSAGGHNGIKNIIAHLGTQEFPRIRIGVGEKPPRMDLADYVLSRFPKEEKEEMEQAFRDGAAAAVSMMNEGIDTAMNRFNGSARATKKETKQPEEQTKA, from the coding sequence ATGTATATTATAGCAGGACTGGGAAATCCGGGAAAAGAGTATGACGGCAGCAGGCACAATGTGGGATTTATGACTCTGGATACACTGGCCGACCGGTATCAGATCGATATCAGGGAAAAAGCACATAAGGCCCTGATAGGAAAAGGAATGATTGAGGGAAATAAGGTGATACTGGTAAAGCCGCAGACTTATATGAACCTGAGCGGAGAGAGTATCCGCTCCGTGATGGATTATTATAAGACAGAGCCGTGGGAATTTATTGTGATTTACGACGACATCAGCCTGGAACCGGGACAAATAAGAATCAGAAAAAAAGGCAGCGCAGGCGGGCATAATGGTATTAAGAATATTATTGCCCATCTGGGAACGCAGGAGTTTCCGCGGATCCGCATCGGGGTCGGGGAAAAGCCGCCCAGGATGGATCTGGCTGACTATGTGCTGAGCCGTTTCCCGAAGGAAGAAAAAGAGGAAATGGAGCAGGCGTTCCGTGACGGGGCGGCGGCGGCTGTTTCCATGATGAACGAGGGGATTGACACGGCGATGAACCGATTTAACGGATCGGCCAGGGCCACGAAGAAAGAGACTAAGCAGCCCGAAGAGCAGACAAAGGCGTGA
- a CDS encoding DUF2625 family protein, which translates to MDEKFQKILDDIKRSTKEIEVLPSDPRIREQYKRTYQINPQSLIGTILENTGGIIIENWLRLYGTGPVDFVTRNRLFPFKETVIAEDVLGGLFIYLEHGGIGYFAPDTLELEDMEIGMGQFLYWCLHGDTDTFYIDYRWKNWKKELAGLNYDKGVAFYPFLWADAESLESRKREILPIEEIICLEFDFLQQLSVKTETDRVTTVQKK; encoded by the coding sequence ATGGATGAAAAGTTTCAAAAAATACTGGACGATATAAAACGTTCAACAAAAGAAATAGAAGTTCTCCCAAGCGATCCACGCATAAGAGAGCAGTATAAAAGAACATACCAAATCAATCCCCAAAGCCTGATAGGCACAATTCTTGAAAACACGGGGGGAATCATAATCGAGAACTGGCTGCGCTTATACGGCACGGGCCCGGTCGACTTTGTGACACGGAACCGCCTGTTTCCATTTAAAGAAACAGTGATAGCGGAAGATGTGCTGGGCGGTCTGTTCATCTATCTGGAACATGGCGGCATCGGCTATTTCGCGCCGGATACCCTGGAATTAGAAGACATGGAAATCGGGATGGGGCAGTTTTTATACTGGTGTCTCCATGGGGACACGGATACCTTTTATATCGATTACCGTTGGAAAAACTGGAAAAAAGAGCTCGCAGGCCTTAACTATGATAAGGGAGTCGCCTTTTATCCGTTCCTGTGGGCAGATGCAGAGAGCCTTGAAAGCCGGAAACGGGAAATTCTTCCCATAGAAGAAATAATCTGCCTTGAATTCGATTTTTTACAACAGCTCAGCGTCAAAACCGAAACAGACAGAGTAACAACCGTACAAAAAAAGTGA